The following proteins are encoded in a genomic region of Paenibacillus sp. FSL H3-0469:
- the glyA gene encoding serine hydroxymethyltransferase: MEQLRKSDPAVLEAMGLELSRQRANIELIASENIVSEAVMEAMGSVLTNKYAEGYPGKRYYGGCEDVDIVENLARDRAKELFGAEHANVQPHSGAQANMAVYLAALKPGDTVLGMNLSHGGHLTHGSPVNASGILYNFVAYGVQEDSFLIDYDEVRKAAFKHRPKMIVAGASAYPRTIDFAALGSIANDVGALFMVDMAHIAGLVAAGLHPSPVPHAHFVTTTTHKTLRGPRGGMILCRQPWAAAIDKAVFPGSQGGPLMHVIASKAVSFGEALQPSFKTYAENVVKNAKVLAETLVGEGVNIVSGGTDNHLILLDTRNLNITGKDAEKVLDSIGITVNKNAIPFDPTSPFVTSGIRIGTPAVTSRGMDEQAMVTIGRIIASVLKNPQDEANLSQAAREVAKLTEQYPIYPGLQY, from the coding sequence ATGGAACAATTGCGTAAAAGTGACCCGGCAGTACTGGAAGCGATGGGCCTCGAACTGAGCCGCCAGCGTGCGAACATTGAACTTATTGCCTCAGAGAATATTGTAAGTGAAGCCGTCATGGAGGCCATGGGCTCCGTGCTTACGAACAAATACGCCGAAGGTTATCCCGGCAAGCGTTACTACGGCGGCTGTGAAGATGTGGATATCGTAGAGAACCTGGCCCGCGACCGTGCCAAGGAGCTGTTCGGTGCTGAGCATGCCAACGTGCAGCCGCATTCCGGCGCACAGGCCAATATGGCTGTATACCTGGCTGCACTCAAGCCCGGCGATACTGTTCTTGGTATGAATCTGTCGCATGGCGGCCATTTGACCCACGGCAGCCCGGTGAATGCTTCCGGCATTCTGTATAACTTCGTGGCTTATGGCGTACAGGAGGATTCCTTCCTGATCGATTATGATGAAGTGCGCAAAGCCGCCTTCAAGCACCGCCCCAAAATGATCGTTGCCGGTGCGAGCGCATATCCGCGTACCATTGATTTTGCCGCACTCGGTTCGATTGCGAATGATGTGGGCGCTCTGTTCATGGTCGATATGGCTCATATTGCCGGTCTGGTGGCTGCCGGTCTTCACCCGAGCCCGGTTCCTCATGCCCACTTCGTCACTACAACTACGCACAAAACCCTGCGCGGTCCGCGCGGCGGGATGATTCTGTGCAGACAGCCATGGGCTGCCGCTATTGATAAAGCGGTCTTCCCTGGTTCCCAGGGCGGACCTCTGATGCATGTGATTGCGTCCAAGGCCGTATCGTTCGGTGAAGCACTGCAGCCATCATTCAAGACTTACGCCGAGAACGTAGTTAAGAATGCCAAGGTGCTGGCAGAGACTCTGGTCGGCGAAGGCGTTAATATTGTATCCGGCGGAACCGATAACCATCTGATCCTGCTCGATACCCGTAACCTGAACATTACTGGTAAGGACGCCGAGAAGGTGCTGGATTCCATCGGAATTACTGTCAACAAGAACGCGATTCCGTTTGACCCGACCAGCCCGTTCGTCACCAGCGGTATCCGCATCGGCACACCGGCTGTTACATCACGCGGAATGGATGAGCAGGCTATGGTCACGATCGGCCGGATTATTGCCAGTGTCCTCAAGAATCCGCAGGATGAAGCTAACTTGAGCCAAGCAGCCCGCGAGGTAGCTAAGCTGACTGAACAATATCCGATCTACCCTGGATTGCAGTATTAA
- a CDS encoding TIGR01440 family protein: MAAAEQQLTGSGELSLAAATAAVTRELAVAGKLGPGKILVVGASTSEVAGKRIGTGGALEVARQLLEGIAQVAAEFGFQPVYQCCEHLNRSLVMERALLEALGLREVSAVPIPGAGGSMAAAAYQSMTDPVLAESIEAHAGIDIGETLIGMHLRRIAVPYRPSLRYIGAARVNAAWSRPPLIGGERAVYRTPETSGSANCD, translated from the coding sequence ATGGCGGCTGCAGAGCAGCAGCTAACCGGCAGCGGGGAACTTTCTTTGGCCGCAGCCACTGCTGCGGTAACGCGTGAACTTGCAGTAGCGGGTAAGCTCGGTCCGGGGAAGATCCTGGTCGTCGGAGCCAGCACCAGCGAAGTGGCGGGGAAGCGGATTGGGACAGGCGGTGCGCTGGAGGTTGCGCGGCAGCTGCTGGAGGGGATCGCGCAGGTTGCAGCTGAATTTGGCTTTCAGCCGGTCTATCAGTGCTGCGAGCATTTGAACCGTTCGCTGGTGATGGAACGCGCCCTGCTGGAAGCTCTTGGCCTTAGAGAGGTGTCGGCTGTACCTATTCCGGGAGCCGGAGGCTCTATGGCTGCTGCGGCCTACCAGTCCATGACAGATCCGGTGCTGGCAGAGTCCATTGAAGCTCATGCCGGTATAGATATCGGGGAGACCCTGATCGGCATGCATCTGCGCCGGATTGCTGTACCTTACCGGCCTAGCCTGAGGTATATCGGGGCTGCCCGGGTAAATGCCGCTTGGAGCAGACCGCCGCTGATCGGCGGGGAACGGGCTGTGTACCGCACGCCTGAGACTAGCGGTTCCGCGAATTGTGACTGA
- a CDS encoding low molecular weight protein arginine phosphatase, which translates to MLHILFVCTGNTCRSPMAEGLLRKLAKERGIQVEVRSAGVSAVPGTSISRHAAGILQDEGIQDRIVSSQLDGEAVAWADLILTLTGAHKRHLLQYFPDAVTKTHTLKEYVQTQESVNADIRELDSLYAEAELNLALGTEPDDAAMQRMIEIRQRIPSFDISDPFGGSREDYELAAAEIRTALYGLLDKLESLRRL; encoded by the coding sequence TTGCTGCATATTTTATTTGTCTGCACAGGTAATACCTGCCGTAGTCCCATGGCCGAAGGGCTTCTGCGGAAGCTTGCGAAGGAGCGGGGCATTCAGGTGGAGGTGCGGTCTGCCGGAGTTTCTGCTGTCCCGGGTACTTCCATATCCAGACATGCTGCGGGCATTCTGCAGGATGAAGGGATTCAGGACCGCATCGTATCCTCACAGCTTGACGGGGAGGCGGTAGCCTGGGCCGATTTGATCCTTACCCTGACAGGAGCGCATAAGCGGCACTTGCTGCAGTATTTTCCTGACGCCGTTACCAAGACCCATACCCTTAAGGAGTATGTCCAGACGCAGGAATCCGTGAATGCCGATATCCGGGAGCTGGACAGCTTGTATGCGGAGGCGGAGCTGAATCTGGCTTTGGGCACCGAACCGGATGATGCGGCTATGCAGCGGATGATTGAGATCCGCCAGCGTATCCCCAGCTTCGATATCAGTGATCCGTTCGGCGGCTCGCGTGAAGATTACGAGCTGGCGGCGGCCGAGATCCGTACGGCGCTGTACGGTCTGCTTGATAAGCTTGAATCGCTGAGAAGGCTTTGA
- a CDS encoding manganese efflux pump, with the protein MGWDGIYGGWGGIHGGWGQLVTIAIMAVALGMDAFSLGVGIGMRGIRLLHVLQLSLLIAFFHVLMPLLGLFTGSYVGHLLGQVTTYAAGGLLVLLGGHMVFNSFRQDDGGSSRQMDHRTIWGMLLISLSVSVDSFSVGVSLGMFVNSIILTVLAFGACGGVMSITGLLLGRRVSRGLGEYGEALGGAILLAFGLMFIF; encoded by the coding sequence ATGGGCTGGGACGGAATATATGGGGGTTGGGGCGGAATACATGGCGGCTGGGGCCAGTTAGTAACAATAGCTATTATGGCAGTTGCGCTGGGGATGGATGCGTTCTCGCTGGGCGTGGGTATCGGGATGAGGGGTATCCGTCTGCTGCATGTGCTGCAGCTTAGCCTGCTGATTGCTTTTTTTCATGTCCTGATGCCGCTGCTGGGCTTGTTCACAGGCAGCTATGTCGGCCATTTGCTCGGACAGGTTACCACCTATGCGGCCGGAGGCCTGCTGGTTCTGCTGGGCGGACATATGGTGTTTAATTCCTTCCGCCAGGACGACGGCGGCAGCAGCCGGCAGATGGATCACCGGACGATCTGGGGGATGCTGCTGATCTCGCTCAGTGTTAGTGTAGATTCTTTCTCGGTCGGGGTTTCACTCGGGATGTTTGTGAATAGTATTATTCTAACCGTGCTGGCCTTCGGTGCCTGCGGCGGTGTCATGTCCATTACGGGGCTGCTGCTGGGCCGGCGGGTAAGCCGAGGACTCGGAGAATACGGGGAAGCGCTGGGCGGAGCCATCCTGCTGGCGTTTGGCTTGATGTTCATCTTCTGA
- a CDS encoding L-threonylcarbamoyladenylate synthase, with protein sequence MTEDKHSPFAAQRRSGHIESTLYWSLASGEAGTDGGLGSSAGWQPGGSDLGMISEAAALLRSGETVAFPTETVYGLGADARNTAAVEAVFAAKGRPSDNPLIVHIARRENLERLVTEVHPVASALIDAFWPGPLTLVLPVRPGVLSPLVTAGLDTVGVRMPDHPVALALLRAADCPVAAPSANRSGRPSPTRAAHVLEDLAGYIGGVLDGGAAGVGLESTVVQVQPDGTVAVLRPGGITAEQLAAVTGTEAAAAEPAAGSSPAPRAPGMKYTHYAPRGALGIVRGSSAQRVAETAAGLLQAAQRAGEITGLLLFEEHRALYPADPAACTVSLGSLSSPEEAARFLYAALRRFDEAGATYILAEACPVTGLGAAIMNRLMKAAGDTVIDAD encoded by the coding sequence ATGACAGAAGATAAGCATTCACCGTTCGCGGCCCAGCGCCGCAGCGGTCATATAGAGTCCACTCTGTACTGGAGCCTTGCTTCCGGTGAGGCGGGAACGGACGGCGGATTGGGGAGTTCTGCCGGTTGGCAGCCGGGCGGGAGTGACCTGGGCATGATCTCGGAAGCGGCAGCGCTGCTGCGGAGCGGGGAGACGGTGGCCTTTCCGACGGAGACGGTGTACGGACTGGGCGCAGATGCGCGGAATACCGCAGCGGTAGAAGCGGTATTCGCCGCCAAAGGCCGTCCCTCTGATAACCCGCTGATCGTGCATATTGCCCGGCGGGAGAATCTCGAACGACTGGTGACGGAGGTGCATCCGGTGGCCTCGGCGCTGATCGATGCCTTCTGGCCCGGCCCGCTGACGCTGGTGCTGCCGGTCCGCCCCGGCGTCCTCTCGCCGCTGGTGACGGCGGGCCTGGATACGGTTGGCGTGCGCATGCCGGATCATCCGGTCGCGCTTGCGCTGCTGCGCGCGGCGGATTGTCCGGTTGCCGCGCCCAGCGCCAACCGCTCCGGGCGGCCGAGTCCGACGCGGGCCGCCCATGTGCTGGAAGACCTCGCCGGATATATCGGCGGGGTTCTGGACGGCGGCGCGGCCGGGGTCGGCCTGGAGTCGACCGTGGTGCAGGTGCAGCCGGACGGGACGGTAGCCGTGCTCCGTCCCGGGGGCATCACCGCCGAGCAGCTCGCGGCGGTGACCGGCACTGAAGCGGCCGCAGCGGAGCCGGCCGCCGGCAGCAGCCCGGCGCCGCGCGCGCCGGGCATGAAGTACACGCACTATGCCCCGCGCGGCGCGCTTGGCATTGTACGCGGCTCCTCCGCGCAGCGCGTGGCGGAGACCGCCGCAGGGCTGCTGCAGGCGGCGCAGCGGGCGGGCGAGATCACGGGCCTGCTCCTCTTCGAGGAGCATAGAGCCCTGTATCCCGCCGACCCGGCCGCCTGCACGGTGTCTCTCGGCTCGTTGTCCTCGCCGGAGGAGGCTGCCCGCTTCCTGTATGCCGCCTTGCGGCGTTTTGACGAAGCGGGGGCCACGTACATTCTGGCCGAGGCCTGCCCGGTCACGGGCCTCGGCGCAGCCATCATGAACCGGCTGATGAAAGCCGCCGGTGATACGGTAATCGACGCCGACTAA
- the spoIIR gene encoding stage II sporulation protein R, with protein MEDVKLERGDSLRITFKYTAILICFFMILMMAWEGQKSDAAVAEVSIPQESIRLRILANSDGTGDQLVKRQIRDRIVEQINQWVAGLEDPQSLEQARALIRNHLPELNELVGRELAQRGIEYGYQVELGTVPFPTKMYGGRVYPAGEYEAVRVTLGAGKGQNWWCVLFPPLCFIDAGTGDAAAAEPAAAKAGAKDVTKVSAKASGDGAKVKAADGKGQGAVSSLSDSANKEGSSGDAAEAPKVKFFVWELLKNIWSWICGLFA; from the coding sequence ATGGAGGATGTTAAGCTGGAGCGGGGGGATTCCCTGCGGATTACCTTTAAGTATACTGCCATTTTAATTTGTTTTTTTATGATTCTAATGATGGCCTGGGAAGGGCAAAAAAGTGATGCTGCTGTAGCAGAGGTATCCATCCCGCAGGAGTCCATCCGCTTGCGTATACTGGCGAATTCGGACGGCACCGGGGATCAGCTGGTCAAGCGCCAGATTCGTGACCGGATCGTGGAGCAGATTAATCAGTGGGTGGCCGGGCTGGAAGATCCGCAGAGTCTGGAGCAGGCCCGTGCCCTGATCCGTAATCATCTGCCGGAGCTGAATGAGCTGGTGGGCAGAGAGCTGGCGCAACGCGGGATTGAATACGGCTATCAGGTGGAGCTGGGCACGGTTCCTTTTCCGACCAAAATGTATGGCGGCCGGGTCTACCCTGCCGGAGAATATGAGGCCGTCCGGGTCACGCTTGGCGCAGGCAAAGGGCAGAACTGGTGGTGTGTGCTGTTTCCGCCTCTCTGCTTCATCGATGCGGGAACCGGGGATGCTGCGGCTGCGGAACCGGCTGCTGCGAAGGCAGGGGCGAAGGATGTTACTAAGGTCTCAGCAAAGGCTTCGGGAGACGGCGCGAAGGTGAAGGCTGCGGATGGAAAAGGACAAGGGGCAGTATCCAGTCTCTCTGATTCAGCTAACAAGGAGGGAAGTTCGGGTGATGCTGCTGAGGCACCGAAGGTGAAGTTCTTCGTGTGGGAGCTGCTGAAGAATATCTGGAGCTGGATCTGCGGGCTGTTCGCTTGA
- a CDS encoding FtsW/RodA/SpoVE family cell cycle protein, with protein sequence MLQRIKRIDGSIVLILIVLMGICIFSIYSVTHGRDDLDGMHITMLKYYALGFIAFILITLFDYRLLVRYGLYIYIAGIGILLSVSFFGKVKNGAQGWIGIGDLSIQPAELFKLILIIFLTTMLVRKKRNPLRFWRDVVPLSLIALMPFALVILQNDLGNALSYIVILLGLLWIGNLKFSHALIGMIIAGGMILGFVLSYIHYHEQMVHFIEKGLGKEHFIKRFDPWLVPDLASSTASYQTKNAQTAIGSGGLDGEGYLQGSSVQSNRVPYLYSESIFVQIGEEFGFLGAAALLMLFFILIHRLILIALECRDRGGPLLIVGIVAMLLYQILENIGAMTGLMPLTGITLPFISYGGTSLLINMACMGIAMSVRLYGQDVEDDLPLPQPDTKGKSLLSKI encoded by the coding sequence ATGTTGCAGAGAATCAAAAGAATAGACGGCAGCATTGTGCTTATTTTGATTGTGCTGATGGGGATCTGTATCTTCTCCATTTATAGCGTGACTCACGGAAGAGACGACCTGGACGGTATGCATATCACCATGCTGAAATATTATGCGCTGGGCTTCATCGCGTTTATCCTGATCACCCTGTTCGATTACCGCCTGCTGGTGCGGTATGGACTTTATATTTACATCGCCGGGATCGGGATTCTGCTGTCGGTCAGCTTTTTCGGCAAGGTCAAGAATGGTGCCCAGGGCTGGATCGGTATTGGAGATTTAAGCATTCAGCCGGCGGAGCTGTTCAAGCTGATTCTGATTATTTTTCTAACCACCATGCTTGTCCGTAAAAAAAGAAATCCGCTGCGCTTCTGGCGGGATGTCGTGCCGCTTAGCCTAATCGCGTTAATGCCGTTCGCGCTGGTTATTCTCCAGAATGATCTGGGCAATGCGCTCAGTTATATCGTGATTCTGCTTGGGCTTTTGTGGATCGGGAATCTTAAATTCTCCCATGCTCTGATTGGGATGATTATTGCGGGCGGAATGATTCTGGGCTTCGTTCTAAGCTATATTCACTATCATGAGCAGATGGTTCATTTTATCGAAAAAGGTCTGGGCAAGGAACATTTCATCAAACGGTTTGATCCTTGGCTGGTACCTGATTTGGCCAGCAGCACTGCGAGCTATCAGACCAAAAATGCCCAGACGGCAATTGGTTCCGGCGGGCTGGATGGGGAAGGTTATCTGCAAGGCAGCTCCGTACAGAGCAACCGTGTGCCGTATCTGTATTCAGAATCGATTTTTGTGCAGATCGGGGAAGAATTCGGTTTCCTGGGTGCAGCGGCGCTGCTGATGCTCTTTTTTATCCTGATTCACAGATTAATACTGATTGCCTTGGAATGCAGAGACCGCGGCGGGCCGCTCCTGATTGTCGGGATCGTGGCGATGCTGCTGTATCAGATTCTGGAGAATATCGGGGCGATGACCGGACTGATGCCGCTGACCGGCATTACCCTGCCATTCATCAGCTACGGCGGGACCTCGCTGCTGATTAATATGGCCTGTATGGGGATAGCGATGAGCGTAAGGCTCTACGGGCAGGATGTGGAGGACGATCTCCCGCTGCCGCAGCCGGACACGAAGGGTAAATCCCTTTTGTCCAAAATTTAG
- a CDS encoding FtsW/RodA/SpoVE family cell cycle protein, giving the protein MLQKIKKIDGVILVILVLLMVVSIFSIYSVTHGRDRLDGSHIKMIKFYIVGFVAFIGLTFVDYRLLVKYALYVYITGVGILVLVSFVGTEQNGAQGWIKFGNSFSLQPAELFKLILILFLAAVLVRKKKNKLLFWRDVVPLALFSLLPFVIVISQNDLGNALSYIVILIGLLWIGNIKFTHALIGLLVIGGSAAAGIMSYIHYHDEIKDFLVDIKRSHWIERFDPWLVPDKATAKAIYHTKNAKMAIASGGMSGEGYMTGSSVQTDRVPYTYSDSIFVQIAEEYGFVGSALVLLLYFILIHRMILIALECKDRGGPFLIVGVVAMLLYQIFENIGAFLGLMPLTGITLPFISFGGTSLLINMASIGLVMSVRLHGQEVEEDLPTPALYSSPAPAKRS; this is encoded by the coding sequence ATGCTTCAGAAGATTAAGAAGATTGACGGCGTCATCCTGGTGATTCTTGTGCTGCTGATGGTGGTCAGCATTTTCTCCATATACAGTGTGACCCACGGGCGCGATAGGCTGGACGGGTCGCATATCAAGATGATCAAATTCTATATCGTGGGCTTCGTTGCCTTTATCGGGCTGACGTTCGTGGATTATCGCCTGCTTGTAAAATATGCGCTATACGTATATATCACAGGGGTTGGCATTCTGGTGCTGGTCAGCTTTGTCGGCACAGAGCAGAACGGCGCACAAGGCTGGATCAAGTTCGGCAACAGCTTCAGTCTTCAGCCGGCTGAGCTGTTCAAGCTAATTCTAATTCTGTTCCTGGCGGCTGTACTGGTCCGCAAAAAAAAGAATAAGCTGCTGTTCTGGCGCGATGTGGTTCCGCTGGCATTGTTCAGTCTCCTGCCGTTTGTGATTGTAATCAGCCAGAATGACCTGGGAAATGCGCTCTCGTACATCGTTATTCTGATCGGCCTACTGTGGATCGGTAATATTAAATTCACCCATGCGCTGATCGGGCTGCTGGTTATAGGCGGCTCTGCGGCTGCCGGAATTATGAGCTATATTCATTATCACGATGAAATTAAAGATTTCCTGGTAGATATCAAACGCTCGCACTGGATCGAGCGCTTCGATCCGTGGCTGGTGCCGGATAAGGCGACGGCCAAAGCGATCTATCATACAAAGAACGCCAAAATGGCGATCGCCTCCGGCGGAATGAGCGGTGAAGGCTATATGACGGGCAGTTCGGTGCAGACCGACCGTGTACCGTACACCTATTCGGACTCTATTTTTGTACAGATTGCAGAGGAATACGGCTTTGTCGGATCGGCGCTGGTGCTGCTGCTGTACTTTATCCTGATTCACCGGATGATACTAATTGCACTGGAGTGCAAGGACAGGGGCGGGCCGTTCCTGATCGTCGGGGTGGTGGCGATGCTGCTGTACCAGATTTTTGAGAATATCGGGGCCTTCCTGGGCCTGATGCCGCTGACGGGGATTACGCTCCCGTTCATCAGCTTCGGGGGAACCTCACTGCTGATCAATATGGCGAGCATAGGGCTTGTCATGAGCGTGCGTCTGCATGGGCAAGAGGTAGAGGAGGATCTGCCGACTCCTGCGCTATATTCTTCACCGGCTCCCGCCAAAAGAAGCTGA